The DNA region ATTTTTTCAACTACCAAGCGATCGCCTGTATGTAAGGTAGGCAGCATCGAATCAGAAGGTATATAGCGGGGTTCGGCAATAAAAGTCCTGATAAAAAATGCCAAACACAATGCGATCGCAATTAAAATCAGATTTTCTTGCCAACTACGCCATACTTTTAACGACGCACGCTCTTCTTTTACATCACTTTCGTGAGGAATCATAAAAGTTTCTAGCCAGTTTAAGAAGTGGAACAAATACCTTGATTATTTTGACTCAAAAGGTATACTAATAAACATGATGGATTCTGCATAAATCCATACTAAATATTAAATAATACAATTATCGCATCTACCAAAGACAAGCAAAACTACTGTAAATCAACCATGACCTGTTTAAGGCAATATAAGCTGATGATTAGGATTTTTAGGTAATTAAAAATTTTAATTCTAATTGCTGCAATTATAAAGCAAGTTATGAGATGATTTTCAATTTTGCTTCCTACTGCTAAAAAAGCAGTCACCGATTGGTAGAGCGATACAGCCAGTCGGTTTTTTCTTTGAGCAGAAAATTGCTAATTAAATGGCAAATACAGTTTAGGGACTTCCAACAAATAAATTACCCAATCTTATGGGGTGGGTACACGAGCGCCCGTAGTCCAAGGCAGGCTTTTAGGCTCACCCCATAACAAAGAGTCAAGTATTTTTTTATTTGGAAGTCCCTTAGCGAATGCCTTAAATATAATAATCCGATTTGATTGCATGAAAAAATCTAAGTATATGTAGTGGCGTAGCACAGCTAAATTAGAGCAATAAATTTTGTAGGTTGGGTCATTAGCGTTACCGTCGCGCAGCGAAGCATGAGATCCAAGACCCTGATGAATGTTGGGTTTCACGTTGATCATTTTATCTGTATCACGCGAATACGTGTATTTCAAAAATCTTGCATGTTTAGAATTTTACATCAAATGATTCTACTGGATTGTTATTTTAGTATAGATATATACTATTGGGCAAATACTTTAACAGTATGGCTATAAAGATGTGAATAAATTGCGTAATTTTACTGTGACAGTATATACTAGATTGTACTATTAATAATATATCTCCCTTACTATCAAGAAGAAGATTAACAGACAAAAAGCTACTAGTAATTTAAGCTTAAGCATCAGCATCAAAAACAGGTTAAGCTGCTGATAAAATCATTTTTGCTAAATGATTTAAAAGTATCCAGATTAACTAATAAATGCCCCTTGGCAATGAGAAACTATATTTAATCAATTTTCGTCTGTCTATTTCATAGAAAGTTCAAGGCAACAATCTGTAAGTTAAAAATTTAACTTTTTCTTAAAAAGTAAGGAATGGCAGCAGGCAGTAAGATATATCTTATCAAGAATAGAGCTAATAGTTTATTAGACTCTTTTCTGACATATACCTTGCTCCTTGTAAGTAGTTTTGTATATTAATTAAATAATTTACTCAGCTACAACTTATACAGCTTTCCTGTCAGAAAGTCTTGCTATAAAAATTTCAGCTCACAAAAAATGCAAATTGTAGGCATGAGAGTTGAGTTACATCTTTTTTGCAAAGTTATAAAACTTAAAAGGATAATGCTGCCTTAGCCATGAAGTGAAAGACAGAAACTAATTCAGAACTCCGATAAAGAGGATTTTGAGGTGTCATTAATTATTCGATTGCGCTTCTTCTTTCTTAGAGCTAGCGGCCAGAATGTGGAAATTCACATTTCGCCTTTTATAAATGGATTGACATTAAATAGTATCAAGTATTGTATAAGCGATCGCCCAAATGATGTTCTAGATTTCAGTTAAAGCTATATAGTCTGTCTTCTCGATTTTGAACTGTCGTTACTCGCAATTCCAATTTTCAGGATTACCAGAAAGCAGATGGTATCTAAGATATCTAAAAAAATGTGCTATAACGTACCGTCATAACGTGGTTGATGGTTCGATATTTGAAGGAGGTATGAGGTGGAAAACAATAAGTCGTTTCTGTGGCCAGAAGGAATATTAATTGCACTGCTTGCCTTATGTGGTGTTTTTAGCCTTGCTTTTATGATGCTTCTAAGGCCAAATCCTTCGGAGGCTCAGAGTAGAGAGAGTATAAATATCAAAGATGTAGCTGCAAACGCTGGAACTCAGCAGCGCATTGAGAAATTAAAAGCGGCAATGCTTACAAGTTGGCAGCAAGAAGCACAAGTAAAGGGACTAGCCTACTCTCTACCATCACGTTTTCAAGGGGCAATAATTAACGCTGCAAAACTTACTAAAGGGGAGAAAGTAATTGCTCTCACCTTTGATGATGGCCCTTGGCCAAAAACCACAGAGCAAGTGCTAGATATTCTAAAATCAAATAATATCAAAGGGACGTTTTTTGTTGTTGGGCAGAACCTAAAAAATTATCCAGAATTAGGAAAGCAAATTGTAGCTCAAGGTCATGTTATTGCCAACCATACTTGGCATCACTGGTATCACTTCATGAATCCACAAGCTGCTGCTTTTGAAATAGATCGCACAACAGACCTCATTTATCAAGTTACAGGTGCTAAAACAAATATCTTCCGACCGCCTGGTGGCATCTTGCACAATGGATTAGCTGCTTATGCGAAAGGCCAAAAATATGTTGTGGTGATGTGGTCAGCTGATTCCACAGATTATAAGTTGCCAACTGTACCAAAGTTGATAAATAACGTGATTAGAGATTCAAAACCTGGTGGTATTGTCCTAATGCATGATGGTGGCGGTAACCGTTCCAGAACTGTGCAAGCTTTACCAGAAATTATTAGCAACTTTAGAAAGCAAGGTTATCGCTTTGTTACTATTCCAGAACTTTTAGAAATGGAAGATGCAGACCAAAAGTTAATTGCTAACAAAAGCAAAAAGTAATAATTATTAATTATAGTTAATTAAGTCAGTTATGTAATGAAAAATTCATCAGAGCAATTGGAGTTAAGTTTAACATGCGTGTACTTCAATCAAATCGCGTCTAACCCAGCGATGGAGAGGCAATAACTATTTAATGCCCATATATTTTTTTGAGGGTAATTATTGCAATGGTCAATACTGCTTTCAAAGTATGAAAAATTAATTATTTTGGAAACGTTCTCTTCAGAAGCTTTGATTGAAAGCTTGCTTTTATATAATAATTTTTATAGAAAAATCCTATTTTTTAACTAACATTTATATGTTAGTTTAACAACATTTAGATAATGTCTTAATATACCCAATTAGATATAGGACTTACGCAAAAATTGCTAAAAAGCTTAATTTCTCGAACCGCCAAGACGCCAAGAGCGCCGAGAATTCGTAGAGTGTGCGTAAGTCCTAAGATAGATTTCAAAACAGTACTGATCTCAATACTTGTCGGGTTTTGGGTAAAAGGGGAAAGAAAAAACCTTTAACCTTTTCCCTAAACCAATTCCGAGTTAAAAATCCAAAACCTGAGCAGTATTGGTACTGATCTCGACTTTATTACCTAGACTTTCATGATCTTATTGAGCAGTTATTTTTGTTGCCTTAGTCTAAAGTCCAGTTGTGAATCATTTAGTAATATTCCCCCTAAACAAGGGGGAATATATTTTCTCTCTACAGTCTTTTGAAGAATTACTAGTAACCCTCTTTCCTCAATAGCCTCCCCTGCTTTATCCAAACCGTATTGCAGCTTCTCCGACGGGAGAATGGCTTAAGACTGAATATGAGAATGGTTACAGTTACTAATGACTGCTGACTAAACTGAACTCAGTTGTTCTTTCAGGATTAGCTTCGGGGCTATCAGCTTCAGAAGGTGGAACCAACTGCCAGAATTTCGGCAGAAATTCTTGCCAGTTTTGCAGAATTTTCTTTGCCTTTGGTGAACCAGTGCGTTCCGCATGAGTTTTGATTAACTCTTGCAGTTGTTTTGCACCTGCTTCTGTAATCACCCGTTGGATTTTGACAATTTCCGGGTTGACTAACTCACGAAATGAGTCGTTTTCATCTAAGAAATACGCCAGTCCACCAGTCATTCCAGCTGCTACGTTACGTCCTACTTTGCCGAGGACGACAATCACACCACCAGTCATGTATTCACAGCAGTGATCCCCAGCGCCTTCAATTACTGCTATGGCTTTGGAGTTTCTTACAGCAAAGCGCTCTCCTGCTAAACCGTTGGCAAATAACATGCCACCAGTAGCACCATAGAGGCACGTATTGCCAACTATCACGTTTTGTGATGCGTTATAGGTGGCATCAGGTGAAGGTTTGATGATGATTTCACCACCATGCATTCCTTTACCTACGTAGTCGTTTGCCTCTCCTGCCAGGGTTAAAATTATACCAGGGAGGTTGAATGCACCAAAGCTTTGCCCAACACTACCTGTGAAATTGAGATTAATTTGTCCTTCAAAGTCACTATCACCGTATTGAGAAGCGATCGCTCCCGCTAATCTTGTGCCTACTGTTCTGTCAGTATTAACAATAGGGTAAGTCTTGGTAACAGTGGACTGATCCCGAATGGCAGTCTGAATGTCGGGGTCGGCAAGCATTTTGTCGTCCAAAACCACGCCATTGCTGTGGACTTCTTCATGCAGTAACCAATCACGATTGTCTCTGGTATCAGGTAGCTTAAGTAAACAGTCCAGGTTCAGCGATCGCGTTTTGGTAAGTTTTGCCTCTGGGCGCAGTTTCAACAAATCTGCACGTCCAATGATTTCTGACAAAGAACGGTAGCCAAGTCGTGCCAACAAACTACGCACTTCTTCGGCGATGAAGTAGAAGAAGTTAACAACCTGTTCCGGCATTCCCGTAAACCGCTTACGGAGTTCTTCTTTTTGAGTAGCAACACCCACAGGGCAGGTGTTCATGTGGCAAACTCGCGCCATGATACAGCCTTCAGCAATCATGGCGATGGAGCCGAAACCGAATTCTTCACCGCCCATCAATGCACCTATTACCACATCCCAGCCACTCTTGAGTCCGCCATCTACGCGCAAAATCACGCGATCGCGCAGGCTATTTTCCATCAAGACGCGATGCACTTCACTTAAACCCAGTTCCCACGGCGAACCAGCATGTTTAATCGAACTTAGTGGCGATGCACCTGTACCACCATCATGTCCAGAAATCTGGATAATATCAGCGTTTGCTTTGGCTACACCAGCTGCGATCGTGCCAATGCCGACTTCTGCAACTAACTTCACCGACACCTTGGCTTTGGGATTAATTTGGTGCAGATCAAAAATCAGTTGTGCTAGGTCTTCAATAGAATAGATATCGTGGTGCGGTGGTGGTGAAATCAGCGTCACACCTGGCTTCGAGCGCCTTAACATGGCAATGTATTGGCTGACTTTGGGGCCTGGTAGCTGTCCACCTTCCCCAGGTTTAGCACCTTGGGCAATTTTGATTTCAATTTGTTTGGCATTGACTAGGTACGCTGGCGTGACACCAAAGCGTCCCGATGCAACTTGCTTGATGGCACTATAGGCTTGATCACCATTCCGCAATCCTTTTAAATGAGGTAGGGTTGGCGAGTGACCAGACTCGTCTACATCATCTAAAACTGTATAGCGCACTGGGTCTTCGCCGCCTTCTCCAGAGTTAGATTTACCACCAATGCGGTTCATGGCGATCGCTAAAGTTTCATGAGCTTCTCTTGACAAAGCGCCTAAAGACATGCCACCTGTGCAGAAGCGCTTGACAATTTCAGTTACCGACTCCACTTCTTCTATAGGAATTGGGGTGCGTAGCTTGCCGCCGTAGGCATCGCCTTGGAAGTCTAGCAAGTCCCGTAAGGCTGTTACTGGCCTACCTTGAAGATGCTTTTTATAAACTTCGTAGTGGTCATAGTTTTTGCCATCTAAAGCCTTATGCAGCGCCTTAACCATTTCTGGGCTATTCATGTGGTACTCGCCGCCAGGACGGTATTGCACAAAGCCCAGGTTTTGTAACTTATTCGTCGTCACTTCTGGGAAAGCTTTGCAGTGGAAGGAAAGTACTTCATCAGCTAGTTCGCTAACACTCAAACCACCAATCCGGGAAGTCGTACCCCGGAATCCCAATTCGATTAAATCTCCACCGATGCCAATAGCTTCAAAGATTTGGGCTGCTTGATAGCTGGAGAGCAGAGAAATTCCCATCTTGGAGAGAATTTTTAGCAAACCTGACTCTACTGCTTTGCGATAGTTTCCTAAAGCTTGTTCTAAGGTGAGGGTGGGAATTTTTTCTACACCCATTAACTTCTGAGTTTTGGGATCAGACCACCAATCACGCACCGTATCTAAAGCCATATACGGGCAGACTGCACCAGCACCGTAGCCAATGAGACAAGCAAAGTGATGAGTACTCCAGCATTGAGCAGTATTGACAATTAAGGATGTTTTCATTCGCAGCCCTTCCCGAATCAGGTGATGATGTACAGCACCCACTGCTAACAGGGGAGGAATGTATGTATCTTCTGGGCTGATACCGTCATTTGCCTTATCACTTAAGATTAAAATCTTTGCACCTGCGCGGACTGATTGGGCTGCTTGTGCTTGTAAAGATTGGACTGCGGCTTTTAATCCTTCAGGGCCAGTAGCGATCGCAAATCGGGTTGACAACTCAGCCGTGGCAAATCCTGACAGCTTAATTGCCTCTAACTCACCATCGGTTAACACTGGCGATTCCAGCTTCAATCTCCGAGCATATTCGGCTTTAGGTTCTAATAAGTTACCCCGTTCACCCAGTTCGACTTTCAAAGACATCACTAGCTTTTCCCGCAGGGGATCAATCGCTGGGTTCGTCACCTGAGCAAAACGCTGTTTGAAATAGTCATACAGCAGGTGGGGTTTTGTTGACAGCACTGCTAAAGGAATATCATCACCCATGCAGAAAGTCGGTTCTGAACCTGCGATCGCCATTGGATGAATCACCATTTCTACATCTTCTGTGGTGTAGCCAAAGGCAGTTTGCAGCTGAAGCAATGTTTGCTTGTCAATAGGCAATTGTCCAGGGTCATTTGTCATTTGTCCTTTGCCATTGCCATTTGCTAATGACGGATGACCAATGACCAATGACTTGAGTTCTTGACGGTACTGTTGCAGCCATTCACCATAAGGGTGCTGCTTGGCAATGCGCTGCTTAATCTCCCAATTCTTCAGGACTTCATGGTTTACTAAATCCACGGCAATCATTTGTCCTGGGCCGAGCCTACCTTTCTCGACAATATCGGCTTCTGGAAAGTCCACTACACCAGCTTCCGAAGCTACGACAATGTAATCATCCTTAGTAATCACGTAGCGAGCTGGTCTTAAGCCATTACGATCTAGAGTTGCACCAACTTTTTTGCCATCACTAAATACCAAAAGTGCTGGCCCGTCCCATGCTTCTTGCAGTCCACTGTAATATTCGTAAAAATTAACAATTTCTGGATAGTAACTTAAAGAAGGCTGATTTTGGTAAGCCTCTGGAACCATAATCATTAAAGCTTCCAAGGGGCTGCGTCCAGAACAAACGAGCAATTCCAGTACGTTGTCTAGCGTAGCTGAGTCGCTATTATCAATATGAACTAATGGCTTGAGTTCCTTGATGCGATCGCCCCATACAGGATGATTCAGGCTAGCTTCTCGTGCCATCATCCAGTTAATATTACCCAACAAAGTATTGATTTCGCCGTTGTGACCCAAAAGCCGCATTGGTTGAGCTAGGGGCCACTTGGGCATTGTGTTGGTACTAAAGCGGCGGTGATAGACAGCAAAGGCACTTTTGTAAGCTGGATTCTTTAAATCGTCATAAAAGCTGCCCAAGATGGCAGAACGCACCATGCCTTTATAGACAATTGTGCGGCTTGACAACGAGCAGATATAAAATTCTTCTGAGATGTTGGTTGCAATTTTACTAATTCGGCGGCGGGTGATGTACAACTGCCGTTCTAATTCATCGCCACTTTTGTCAACAGAAGCTAACAAAACTTGTTCAATCTGGGGTTGATTTTCTCTTGCTTGTACCCCAAGTAAATCAGGTTGCACTGGCACAACTCGCCAACCAAGTACAGTGAATTTTTCTTCAGCAGCCACTTGCTCAACTGCTGTCCTAGCTTTTTGTGCTGCTTCCTGGTCTTGTGGTAGAAAGATCATCCCAACAGCTATATTATTGATGGATGGAAGTTCCTTTCCACTTTCGGCAAAGTCTTGTTGGAACAACTCCCAAGGGATAGCTGTCAATACTCCAGCACCATCACCAGAATCTTGATCGGCGCTACAACCTCCCCGGTGTTCTAAGCAGGTTAAAGCAGCTAAGGCTTTTTCAACAATTTCGTGGCTGGTATGATTTTGGCGATGAGCAATAAAACCCACACCACAGGCATCTCGTTCCTCTACTAACCACTTTTGCCCCTGATAGGTATCTCTTGAGTTGATATTCGCTGTGATTTGTTGGTTTTGATTCATCGGTTTATTATTCATACCCTGTTCCTGAAGTATTGAGTTACCAATTTTGCCACTACGTTATGGGAAAAAATTTCTAAATTCAGCGATGGAAAATATACAAGCACCGAAATTTAGGGAAAAAAAATTTTAACTTCGGTTTTACATTGTTAGTTCACCCGTGTTAAAATTTTTGCGTATTTTTTATGTATTTATGCGGTGTTAGACAAGTTACCTCCGCCAAGACATCATTTTTGCCCTGACAGTTTCTTTTTTATATTGTGAAGCTAAATATTTTCTCAATTCCCTTTTTCCAGATGCACGCTAGCTACTCATAGAGCCTATTTCGGCTCACCTGAAACAAAACTAAAACTGAACGCTTTACTATTTTTTCAAGCCAAAGTCAAAATAATTCGTAATTGATTCGTGACGATCAAGGACTCGCTCTGTAAGTAAGCTATGCCGAAGGCATTGCCTCTCCAAGAGTTGGCTTTACGCTACGCTACCTTAATTCGTAGTTGCAATCAGTGGGGGGTTGCACCCTCCATTGTCTTGTTAACCACTAAATTAAAGATTTAGTGTGGGCTACTGTACCCTTTTAATTACGAATTACTAATTATTTAGTTATCCTGAGCCAGCAATAAAATCAGCGTATTACGATATATACCCATTTGACAATTCCCAAATATCTTTGTTGTCTAGAGTTTTGCCGCCTACCAGTTGGCACATGTATTACTATTAACTAGACCTTACTGAATTAGCAACATTCAGTCAGGATTAAATATCTTAATCCAGTTTTGATAATCAAAACTACCGTGTATAGTGTGGTTAAAATTAGTGCCAGTTAAAACACTTGATTGCAGGGCTTTGGCGTCTAAATAAGTTGATTAGCTTTTAAAAGAGATAACTAGCCAATATATAGATTAGCATGTTTTTTCAAAAATAAACTCATGTTCTTTTTATATTTCCAAATAATTAGTTAGTTTATACCTTGGCTGGTAGTTTTGAAAAACCTAGTAAATTATGGTAAAAATGCCGAATTATTGCCAATCAGAGAATGGCGATCGCAAAGCCAACGCCAAGGGGGAACGCAGATTTTTCCAGGCTACTGTGTCACCAATCTTTTTAATAACACTATGCATAACTGCTACCTGTGCTGCCAATGCCCAGGAGTCTTCAAAAAACGCCCAATCAATACCAAGGCTCATCTCCCAGTCACCTGCACCTGCTTTAACAGGGGTGGCATCCTTTGGTAATCAAATTTCCCTCAATGGTCGTACTTTACCAGGAACTTGGTTCCAGCGACCTGGAAAAGCTGGTCAGATTACAACTCATCTGAGTGATGGGGCATTTAGGCAGTTAATTGGAGTAAATTTCTTAAACAGTAGTAACTCAGCAAGGCAACCAATACAGTGGTTTTCATCGGTGACAAAGCCACTGGTTTTAACCGCCAGGCTACTAGGAGCATATCGCTATCTCGATATTACTAATTTTGCTCAAACATTTGGATGGGAAATCCGAACCAATGGCAACATTTTGGTGATTGCTACCCCAAAAGCACAAATTACAAATATTGTTCAGAGCCAGGAACGTCCAGAGGTGAGTGCCCCTTTGCAACAAACTCGGATTCTGGTTGATTTAGATCGTGCAACTCCTTGGCAAGTTGCACAAGGGTCAATTATTAAAAAAATTGAAACTCTATCCCTCGATCCAGACACGCCAACCCCAAAATCCACTGTACCGCCAAATAGAGAGTGGACAATTACCCTGGATGGAATAGCCGATCCTGTTTTAATAGAACGCTATACCCCCCAGCCACCAGCAGCACCACCAGTACCACCAACATTGCTGCCTAATTTGCTCAAACAATTATTACCAGTTACACCAACACAACCTATACCACCACCCCCAGCCCCTGAACCACTGATTCAACAAGTGGA from Nostoc commune NIES-4072 includes:
- a CDS encoding polysaccharide deacetylase family protein, whose translation is MENNKSFLWPEGILIALLALCGVFSLAFMMLLRPNPSEAQSRESINIKDVAANAGTQQRIEKLKAAMLTSWQQEAQVKGLAYSLPSRFQGAIINAAKLTKGEKVIALTFDDGPWPKTTEQVLDILKSNNIKGTFFVVGQNLKNYPELGKQIVAQGHVIANHTWHHWYHFMNPQAAAFEIDRTTDLIYQVTGAKTNIFRPPGGILHNGLAAYAKGQKYVVVMWSADSTDYKLPTVPKLINNVIRDSKPGGIVLMHDGGGNRSRTVQALPEIISNFRKQGYRFVTIPELLEMEDADQKLIANKSKK
- a CDS encoding glutamate synthase-related protein yields the protein MNNKPMNQNQQITANINSRDTYQGQKWLVEERDACGVGFIAHRQNHTSHEIVEKALAALTCLEHRGGCSADQDSGDGAGVLTAIPWELFQQDFAESGKELPSINNIAVGMIFLPQDQEAAQKARTAVEQVAAEEKFTVLGWRVVPVQPDLLGVQARENQPQIEQVLLASVDKSGDELERQLYITRRRISKIATNISEEFYICSLSSRTIVYKGMVRSAILGSFYDDLKNPAYKSAFAVYHRRFSTNTMPKWPLAQPMRLLGHNGEINTLLGNINWMMAREASLNHPVWGDRIKELKPLVHIDNSDSATLDNVLELLVCSGRSPLEALMIMVPEAYQNQPSLSYYPEIVNFYEYYSGLQEAWDGPALLVFSDGKKVGATLDRNGLRPARYVITKDDYIVVASEAGVVDFPEADIVEKGRLGPGQMIAVDLVNHEVLKNWEIKQRIAKQHPYGEWLQQYRQELKSLVIGHPSLANGNGKGQMTNDPGQLPIDKQTLLQLQTAFGYTTEDVEMVIHPMAIAGSEPTFCMGDDIPLAVLSTKPHLLYDYFKQRFAQVTNPAIDPLREKLVMSLKVELGERGNLLEPKAEYARRLKLESPVLTDGELEAIKLSGFATAELSTRFAIATGPEGLKAAVQSLQAQAAQSVRAGAKILILSDKANDGISPEDTYIPPLLAVGAVHHHLIREGLRMKTSLIVNTAQCWSTHHFACLIGYGAGAVCPYMALDTVRDWWSDPKTQKLMGVEKIPTLTLEQALGNYRKAVESGLLKILSKMGISLLSSYQAAQIFEAIGIGGDLIELGFRGTTSRIGGLSVSELADEVLSFHCKAFPEVTTNKLQNLGFVQYRPGGEYHMNSPEMVKALHKALDGKNYDHYEVYKKHLQGRPVTALRDLLDFQGDAYGGKLRTPIPIEEVESVTEIVKRFCTGGMSLGALSREAHETLAIAMNRIGGKSNSGEGGEDPVRYTVLDDVDESGHSPTLPHLKGLRNGDQAYSAIKQVASGRFGVTPAYLVNAKQIEIKIAQGAKPGEGGQLPGPKVSQYIAMLRRSKPGVTLISPPPHHDIYSIEDLAQLIFDLHQINPKAKVSVKLVAEVGIGTIAAGVAKANADIIQISGHDGGTGASPLSSIKHAGSPWELGLSEVHRVLMENSLRDRVILRVDGGLKSGWDVVIGALMGGEEFGFGSIAMIAEGCIMARVCHMNTCPVGVATQKEELRKRFTGMPEQVVNFFYFIAEEVRSLLARLGYRSLSEIIGRADLLKLRPEAKLTKTRSLNLDCLLKLPDTRDNRDWLLHEEVHSNGVVLDDKMLADPDIQTAIRDQSTVTKTYPIVNTDRTVGTRLAGAIASQYGDSDFEGQINLNFTGSVGQSFGAFNLPGIILTLAGEANDYVGKGMHGGEIIIKPSPDATYNASQNVIVGNTCLYGATGGMLFANGLAGERFAVRNSKAIAVIEGAGDHCCEYMTGGVIVVLGKVGRNVAAGMTGGLAYFLDENDSFRELVNPEIVKIQRVITEAGAKQLQELIKTHAERTGSPKAKKILQNWQEFLPKFWQLVPPSEADSPEANPERTTEFSLVSSH